Proteins from one Parvibaculum lavamentivorans DS-1 genomic window:
- a CDS encoding MFS transporter, producing MIPPARDHRADHRWYMAGLWGYFLAGGIQGVLFPWIIAFVLHESSDRVGIAQMFSMLPMLLLGLFGGAAADRTELRGHLMRLQIIATLPPLVLAVLMYNDIVTYEIMILYVLALSSLGGYIMPARDSMLSRVAMHSLGGNIQRAVALAMSGQFLGQVGGYLLGSPAEYIGAWPLLILQSALLAFAAFTTSRLAPSPPSPRESQHRAPFRDVKEGLLAVWQHDRIRPVLLLMFFSGILFMGVFMVLFPLLIRDVYHGSSREIGFVFMSFFGGIGISSFLLSRLRPIRRQGRAIMLAMCTGSFVMVLVHFEPPIWGVFLLAHGWGLAAGISMSQSRAIVQECASETMRARMLAGFNLGTMGGGPIGAVLIGYLIKWVGPLNAVLVPCGAMIFLWFAIYSLTPLWRMEAPR from the coding sequence ATGATTCCGCCCGCGCGCGACCATCGGGCCGACCACCGCTGGTATATGGCCGGTTTGTGGGGCTATTTTCTTGCCGGTGGCATTCAGGGCGTTCTGTTTCCCTGGATCATTGCGTTCGTTCTGCATGAGAGCTCGGACCGAGTTGGCATTGCGCAGATGTTCTCCATGCTGCCGATGCTGCTGCTTGGATTATTCGGCGGCGCGGCGGCGGACAGGACGGAATTGCGCGGGCATCTGATGAGACTGCAAATCATCGCCACGCTGCCGCCGCTCGTGCTCGCGGTTCTCATGTACAACGACATCGTTACCTACGAGATCATGATCCTCTACGTGCTGGCGCTGTCGTCGCTCGGCGGCTACATCATGCCGGCACGCGACTCGATGCTGTCGCGCGTTGCGATGCACAGTCTTGGCGGCAACATACAGCGCGCAGTCGCGCTCGCCATGAGCGGGCAGTTTCTCGGACAAGTGGGCGGCTACCTGCTCGGCAGCCCAGCAGAATACATAGGCGCATGGCCGTTGCTCATCCTGCAGAGCGCGCTTCTCGCTTTTGCCGCCTTCACCACGTCGCGCCTTGCGCCCTCTCCACCGTCACCACGCGAAAGCCAGCACCGCGCGCCCTTCCGCGATGTGAAAGAAGGATTGCTTGCCGTTTGGCAGCATGATCGCATCCGCCCGGTGCTGCTGTTGATGTTCTTTTCCGGCATCCTCTTCATGGGCGTCTTCATGGTGCTCTTTCCGCTACTCATTCGCGACGTTTATCACGGCAGTTCGCGCGAGATCGGCTTCGTGTTCATGTCGTTCTTCGGCGGCATCGGCATTTCGTCTTTCCTTCTGTCTCGGCTGCGTCCGATCAGACGGCAGGGGCGCGCAATCATGCTTGCCATGTGCACCGGTTCCTTCGTGATGGTGCTCGTCCATTTCGAACCGCCGATATGGGGCGTCTTCCTGCTGGCACATGGATGGGGACTGGCGGCTGGCATTTCGATGAGCCAGTCGCGGGCGATCGTGCAGGAATGCGCATCGGAGACGATGCGGGCGCGGATGCTGGCGGGGTTCAATCTCGGCACGATGGGCGGCGGACCGATCGGCGCGGTACTCATAGGCTATCTGATCAAGTGGGTCGGGCCGCTCAACGCCGTGCTTGTGCCGTGCGGAGCGATGATCTTTCTCTGGTTTGCGATCTATTCGCTGACTCCGCTATGGAGAATGGAAGCGCCGCGATAG
- a CDS encoding phytanoyl-CoA dioxygenase family protein, whose translation MTTTMEKLPRARSVAEAKQQLTEHGLTIMEDVLDAEGIARVRAALKRGIEADNANGVQLHGFSFDPDTLNTRVFNLIGKDQVFRDLVQHPAAVELVRYLLDGPFLLSNFSANVTAPGSGAMGMHADQGYVPAPWPSYPLAINVAWALDDFTVENGATRFVPGSHLKDHGPGKASERAQTVPIICKAGSIFVMDGRVWHQTGPNTSGGDTRAGLFAYYVRPFIRPQWNWYLTLAPEVVRGASPLLREMLGYERNPTGDLQTVHSGT comes from the coding sequence ATGACAACAACAATGGAAAAGCTCCCCCGCGCGCGCAGCGTTGCGGAGGCAAAGCAGCAACTCACCGAACACGGCCTCACGATCATGGAAGACGTGCTCGACGCAGAAGGCATCGCAAGGGTCCGCGCGGCACTCAAGCGGGGCATCGAAGCGGACAATGCAAACGGCGTTCAGCTTCACGGATTTTCCTTCGATCCCGACACACTCAACACGCGCGTTTTCAATCTCATCGGCAAGGATCAGGTCTTCCGCGATCTCGTGCAGCATCCCGCTGCCGTCGAGCTGGTCCGCTATCTTCTCGACGGTCCTTTTCTCCTGTCGAATTTCTCCGCGAATGTCACGGCGCCCGGTTCCGGGGCGATGGGGATGCATGCCGATCAAGGTTATGTGCCGGCACCCTGGCCATCCTATCCGCTGGCGATCAACGTTGCGTGGGCACTCGATGACTTTACGGTTGAAAACGGCGCGACACGCTTCGTGCCCGGTTCTCATCTGAAAGATCACGGCCCCGGCAAAGCCAGCGAACGCGCGCAAACAGTGCCCATCATCTGCAAGGCCGGCTCCATCTTCGTGATGGACGGTCGCGTCTGGCACCAGACTGGACCGAACACAAGCGGTGGAGACACGCGCGCCGGGCTCTTCGCCTATTACGTCCGTCCTTTTATCAGGCCGCAATGGAACTGGTATCTGACGCTGGCGCCGGAAGTCGTGCGCGGCGCCAGCCCGCTCTTGCGCGAAATGCTCGGCTATGAACGGAACCCGACGGGCGATCTGCAAACGGTGCATTCCGGCACTTGA